CGAAATTGATGGGCGTGCCTGTGCATGTCAACATCGAAGAGATCCGCAAGCCAGAAATCGATGCACAATTGATCGCTGATTCTATCGCTCAGCAACTGGAAAAACGCATCATGTTCCGCCGCGCCATGAAACGCGCGATGCAAAATGCAATGCGTTTGGGCGCTCAAGGTATCAAGATCATGTCTGGTGGTCGTTTGAACGGTATCGAGATCGCACGTAAAGAATGGTATCGCGAAGGCCGTGTGCCTCTGCATACTCTGCGTGCTGACATCGATTACGGCTTTGGCGAAGCATCCACAACTTACGGCATCATTGGTGTCAAAGTTTGGGTCTACAAAGGCGATCGTTTGGCAAATGGCGATGCGCCTGTTATCGAAGCGACACCGGAAGACGACAAAAAACGTCGTGGTCCACGTCGTGATGATGGCAAGCCAAACAGCCGTCCACGCGCCAAGCGTCCAGAAGGACAAACACCGACGACCGGCGCAGCAGCCCCGGCAGCCAAGCGCGTACGCGCCAAAGCTGACGCTGCAGCACCGGCTGAGAAAGCAGGAGAATAATCATGCTGCAACCAGCACGCAGAAAATATCGCAAGGAACAGAAAGGCCGTAACAAGGGTATCTCGCATACTCGTGGTACAGCAGTTTCCTTCGGTGAGTTTGGCTTGAAGGCAGTTGGTCGTGGTCGTATCACAGCGCGTCAGATTGAAGCAGCGCGTCGTGCAATGACACGTCACATCAAACGTGGTGGCCGTATCTGGATCCGCGTTTTCCCGGACAAGCCAATTTCCCAGAAACCAGCGGAAGTCCGTATGGGTAATGGTAAAGGTAATCCTGAGTACTACGTTGCCGAGATTCAACCAGGCAAAATGCTGTACGAAATGGATGGTGTCGATGAGACGCTGGCACGCGAAGCGTTCCGCTTGGCTGCAGCTAAATTGCCGCTGTTGACTACGTTCGTCGTCCGTCAAGTCGGCCAATAATAGGAGTTGTAAATGAAAGTATCTGAACTCCAAGGTAAGGATCAGGCGGCTTTGACTAAAGAACTGAATGAATTGTTGAAGGCCCAGTTCAGCCTGCGTATGCAAATCGCTACTCAGCAACTGACTAACACTTCTCAATTGAAGAAAGTTCGTCGTGACATCGCACGTGTGAAAACCGTCATGAACCAGAAGGATGCCAAATAATGAACGATCAAGTTAAAGTCGCACTGAAGCGCACATTGATTGGCAAGGTTGTTTCCGACAAGATGGACAAAACCGTAACAGTGGTTGTTGAACGTCACGTCAAGCATCCTTTGTATGGCAAGATCATCGTTCGTACTGCAAAGTACCATGCACACGATGAAGCAAACCAGGCAAAGGCTGGCGACACCGTTGAAATTCAAGAAGGTCGTCCTATCTCCAAGACTAAAGCTTGGACAGTGACACGTGTGGTTCAAGTCGCACAAGTAGTATAAATTTATTGCACAAAAAGTTTTTTGGTGTAATAATGATGGGCTGTCATTTGCAAAGTATGCGAGTGGCAGCCTAAATGTCTTTCATAACGCCCTCTTGTTGTGAAAGTGGTTAAAAAATCGTCCACCTAATCAGTTGGCTCGTGCATTGTAGGTTATGTAGGGGTTAGCTGGCGGGACCAAGACTGACTACAAATTTGCATTGTGCAAGTTGTGTGGATTAAGTTGGGAAAGAGAACATTATGATTCAAACAGAAAGCCGGCTGGAAGTGGCTGACAACACTGGTGCGCGCGAAGTTTTGTGCATTAAAGTGTTGGGCGGTTCCAAGCGTCGTTATGCGGGTATTGGTGACGTAATCAAAGTCACTGTTAAGTCTGCTGCTCCGCGCGGTCGTGTAAAAAAAGGTGAAATTTACAACGCCGTTGTCGTGAGGACAGCTAAGGGTGTTCGTCGTCAAGATGGCTCGTTGGTCAAATTTGATGGCAATGCTGCAGTATTGTTGAATGCAAAACTTGAGCCTATCGGTACTCGTATTTTCGGCCCAGTAACACGCGAATTGCGTACTGAGCGCTTCATGAAAATCGTGTCCCTGGCTCCAGAAGTGCTGTAAGGGGTCGTGATGAACAAAATTCGTAAAAACGACGAAGTCATCGTCTTGACGGGTAAAGACAAAGGTAAACGTGGTCAGGTGCAAGCATGCATCGATAGCGATTACGTTGTTGTTGCAGGTATTAACGTTGCTAAAAAAGCGGTTAAACCTAACCCAATGACTGGCGCAGTAGGTGGCATCGTGGATAAAGTGATGCCGATTCATGTGTCGAATGTTGCATTGTTTAATGCAGCGTCTGGCAAAGCAGACCGTGTAGGCTTCAAGGTAGTGGATGGCAAGAAAGTCCGTATCTACAAGTCGACTGGCGAAGTTGTGAAGGCATAACATCATGGCCCGTCTACAAGCAATATATAAAGATAAAATCGTTGGTGAACTGACTGAAAAGTACGCTTACAAGTCAGTCATGGAAGTTCCACGCATCTTGAAAATCACCCTGAACATGGGTTTGTCTGAAGCAATCGCAGACAAAAAGATTATTGAGCATGCAGTTGGCGACCTCACCAAGATCGCTGGTCAAAAACCAGTAGTTACCAAAGCTCGCAAAGCGATCGCTGGTTTTAAAATCCGTGAAGGCTACCCAATTGGTTGTATGGTAACTTTGCGTGGCGCTCAGATGTATGAATTCCTGGATCGTTTCATCACTGTGGCCCTGCCACGTGTACGTGACTTCCGTGGTGTTTCTGGTCGTGCGTTTGATGGTCGTGGTAACTACAACATCGGTGTCAAGGAACAGATCATTTTCCCTGAAATCGAATACGACAAGATCGACGCCTTGCGTGGTATGAACATCTCTATCACGACAACAGCAAAGACCGACGAAGAAGCGAAAGCACTCCTCGCCGCATTTAAATTTCCGTTCAGAAACTGAGGTCGCCATGGCAAAATTGGCACTGATTAATCGTGAGCAAAAGCGTGCAGATCTGGTGAAGAAATTCGCTGGCAAGCGCGCCGAATTGAAGGCCATCATTGATGACCAATCAAAAACTGAAGAAGAGCGTTATGTTGCTCGTCTGAAGTTGCAGGCTTTGCCACGTAATTCCAATCCGACCCGTCAGCGTAACCGCTGCACTTTGACAGGTCGCCCACGTGGCACATTCCGTAAATTCGGTTTGGGCCGTATTAAACTCCGTGAAGTCGCCATGCGTGGTGAAATCCCGGGTATGACTAAAGCCAGCTGGTAATAGGAGAATAAGCAATGAGTATGAGCGATCCTATCGCCGATATGCTGACCCGCATCCGTAACGCACAAGTTGTTCAAAAAACTGTCGTCGCGATGCCGTCTTCCAAAGTAAAGATCGCAATCGCGAACGTACTGAAAGACGAAGGTTACATTGAAGATTTCGCAGTTTCTGAAACTGCAGGTAAGTCCGAATTGAAAATCGGCTTGAAATATTACGCAGGACGTCCTGTGATTGAACGCTTGGAACGTGTATCACGTCCAGGTCTCCGTATTTACAAAGGTAAAGACGAGATCCCAAGTGTCATGAACGGTTTGGGAGTGGCGATCGTTTCCACACCAAAAGGCGTTATGACTGACCGCAAAGCGCGCGCAACCGGTGTCGGTGGCGAAGTGATTTGCTACGTCGCCTAAGGAGTGAAAGATGTCTCGAGTAGGTAAGATGCCAATCGCTTTGCCGGCAGGTGCTGAAGTCACCATTTCGACAGAGCAGATTACAATTAAAGGCCCACAGGGCGTGTTGTCTCAAGCCTTGAACGGCCTGGTGACAATTGCGAACGACAATGGCACTTTGAGTTTTTCCCCAGCTAATGATGGTCGTGAAGCCAATGCGATGAGCGGTACCCTGCGTGCCCTGGTCAACAATATGGTTAACGGCGTCACTAAAGGTTTCGAAAAGAAACTGAACTTGGTCGGCGTTGGTTACAAAGCGCAAGCACAAGGCGACAAATTGAATTTGTCTCTTGGTTTCTCGCACCCTGTTGTTCACGCAATGCCAGCTGGCGTTACATGCGCAACACCAACTCCAACTGAA
This is a stretch of genomic DNA from Undibacterium sp. KW1. It encodes these proteins:
- the rpsC gene encoding 30S ribosomal protein S3 yields the protein MGQKIHPTGFRLAVTRNWSSRWYAGNGNFASMLGEDLKVREYLKKKLKNASVGRIVIERPAKNARITIYSSRPGVVIGKKGEDIEVLKADLSKLMGVPVHVNIEEIRKPEIDAQLIADSIAQQLEKRIMFRRAMKRAMQNAMRLGAQGIKIMSGGRLNGIEIARKEWYREGRVPLHTLRADIDYGFGEASTTYGIIGVKVWVYKGDRLANGDAPVIEATPEDDKKRRGPRRDDGKPNSRPRAKRPEGQTPTTGAAAPAAKRVRAKADAAAPAEKAGE
- the rplP gene encoding 50S ribosomal protein L16, which gives rise to MLQPARRKYRKEQKGRNKGISHTRGTAVSFGEFGLKAVGRGRITARQIEAARRAMTRHIKRGGRIWIRVFPDKPISQKPAEVRMGNGKGNPEYYVAEIQPGKMLYEMDGVDETLAREAFRLAAAKLPLLTTFVVRQVGQ
- the rpmC gene encoding 50S ribosomal protein L29; translated protein: MKVSELQGKDQAALTKELNELLKAQFSLRMQIATQQLTNTSQLKKVRRDIARVKTVMNQKDAK
- the rpsQ gene encoding 30S ribosomal protein S17, with product MNDQVKVALKRTLIGKVVSDKMDKTVTVVVERHVKHPLYGKIIVRTAKYHAHDEANQAKAGDTVEIQEGRPISKTKAWTVTRVVQVAQVV
- the rplN gene encoding 50S ribosomal protein L14, which gives rise to MIQTESRLEVADNTGAREVLCIKVLGGSKRRYAGIGDVIKVTVKSAAPRGRVKKGEIYNAVVVRTAKGVRRQDGSLVKFDGNAAVLLNAKLEPIGTRIFGPVTRELRTERFMKIVSLAPEVL
- the rplX gene encoding 50S ribosomal protein L24: MNKIRKNDEVIVLTGKDKGKRGQVQACIDSDYVVVAGINVAKKAVKPNPMTGAVGGIVDKVMPIHVSNVALFNAASGKADRVGFKVVDGKKVRIYKSTGEVVKA
- the rplE gene encoding 50S ribosomal protein L5; the encoded protein is MARLQAIYKDKIVGELTEKYAYKSVMEVPRILKITLNMGLSEAIADKKIIEHAVGDLTKIAGQKPVVTKARKAIAGFKIREGYPIGCMVTLRGAQMYEFLDRFITVALPRVRDFRGVSGRAFDGRGNYNIGVKEQIIFPEIEYDKIDALRGMNISITTTAKTDEEAKALLAAFKFPFRN
- the rpsN gene encoding 30S ribosomal protein S14, which encodes MAKLALINREQKRADLVKKFAGKRAELKAIIDDQSKTEEERYVARLKLQALPRNSNPTRQRNRCTLTGRPRGTFRKFGLGRIKLREVAMRGEIPGMTKASW
- the rpsH gene encoding 30S ribosomal protein S8, with the translated sequence MSMSDPIADMLTRIRNAQVVQKTVVAMPSSKVKIAIANVLKDEGYIEDFAVSETAGKSELKIGLKYYAGRPVIERLERVSRPGLRIYKGKDEIPSVMNGLGVAIVSTPKGVMTDRKARATGVGGEVICYVA
- the rplF gene encoding 50S ribosomal protein L6; the protein is MSRVGKMPIALPAGAEVTISTEQITIKGPQGVLSQALNGLVTIANDNGTLSFSPANDGREANAMSGTLRALVNNMVNGVTKGFEKKLNLVGVGYKAQAQGDKLNLSLGFSHPVVHAMPAGVTCATPTPTEILIKGIDKQKVGQVAAEVRAYRSPEPYKGKGVRYADEVVVIKETKKK